In Deltaproteobacteria bacterium, the genomic stretch AAACTCTAACAACTCCGGTCGATCTAGAAACCGTTCTGACTTCCCTCACTTCTGCCGCGCTAAATGAAAGGCACATTGGGCAAACCTACGACCTAGCGGGATGTAAGCCGCTGACCTATGTCGAGATGATGAAGGAAACCGCAAGGCGCATGAGCCTAACCCGATATTTTATTCCGGTCCCATTTTTCACACCGACTTTGTCGAGGCTTTGGGTGAGGTTGATTACCGGCACGCCAAAGGACCTTGTGTATCCTTTGATTGAGTCACTAGAACATACGATGGTCGCACGGCCGAAAAATTTATTTTCAGATGAATCGAAGAGCCGAACTTATTTTGAACTGCTGCAAAGTGCTTTTTTCGAAACTCGCGCGAGCCAAGCGTTTTTTCACTTCCGGGCACAGCGCAAAACAGTTCGCTCGGTTCAACGACTGTTTCTGCCCGAAGGACGAGACGCTCGGTGGGTGAAGGATCAGTACCTAACATGGCTTCCGGGATTTCTTTCGCCCCTGATTGGCGTAAAAACGGAAGGCGAGACCCATTCAATTTACTTGCGGTTTTTTATTATCAAACTTCTTGTTTTGAAAATCAGTCTTGAGCGCAGCAGTCCTGATCGGCAGGTTTTGTACATCAGCGACGGATTGATGGTGTCGGGGGGAAAACGAGGGCGTCTTGAGTTTCGAGTTGTGCTCAATCGGCAATTTGTTCTGGCCGCGATTCATGATTACAAACCCTCGCTTCCATGGCTGATCTATAAATACACTCAAGCGCTGGTCCATCTTTTTGTCATGCGGGCTTTCGGAAAATTTCTTGGTTCCCAAAATTTTGCTAAAGGCGGAGAAAATTAAATGAATAAAAAGGCAATCGTGACGGGCGGTAGTGATGGAATCGGAAAAGCCTTTGCAGTACAACTGGCTCGAGACGGCTACATCGTGACGGTCGTAGCTAGAAACGAAACGAAGCTGAGGGAACTGACTGGTCAGATGGGATCGTCGCACTCTTTTCATGTTGCTGATTTGTCTTCTGAAGAGGGGCTGAGTCGAATTCAGAAAATTATCGAGGCGGGAAATTTCAATTTGCTCGTTAACAATGCAGGGGTGGGGACTGTTGGTGATTTTACCGACGTTTCGCTTGAGCGGCAAATGGCGATGTTCCGTCTCAATTGCGAAGCTGTTGTCCGGCTGTCATTTAGTTTTTT encodes the following:
- a CDS encoding NAD-dependent epimerase/dehydratase family protein, which encodes MNGSPSIIIAGASGYIGKAIIPKILEKFPGAHITALSRSAQKSDDPRITWKACDLFSLKSIEEASPASVDLAIYLVHSMGPTASLDQGSFADYDLLLADNFARVLRTTNLKQVIYLGGLIPETSHMSLHLQSRLEMENVFNQYKLPSTIFRAGLILGAGGSSFQILLKLVKRLPVMVCPRWTQTLTTPVDLETVLTSLTSAALNERHIGQTYDLAGCKPLTYVEMMKETARRMSLTRYFIPVPFFTPTLSRLWVRLITGTPKDLVYPLIESLEHTMVARPKNLFSDESKSRTYFELLQSAFFETRASQAFFHFRAQRKTVRSVQRLFLPEGRDARWVKDQYLTWLPGFLSPLIGVKTEGETHSIYLRFFIIKLLVLKISLERSSPDRQVLYISDGLMVSGGKRGRLEFRVVLNRQFVLAAIHDYKPSLPWLIYKYTQALVHLFVMRAFGKFLGSQNFAKGGEN